CTCTTTAGGACAAGGTTTATCTTGTGCTGTAGGTATGGCTATAGCGGGCAAACGTGACCATAAAGATTATCGAGTATTTGCTATGGTCGGTGATGGTGAATGCGATGAAGGTCAAATTTGGGAAGCAGTAATGACTGGTTATAAATATAATTTAGATAATTTAGTTGTATTCGTAGATAATAATAGACTTCAGTTGGACGGAACTTGTGAAGAAGTAATGCCAAATATTGATTTAGGAAAACGCTTTGAAGCATTTGGTTATGAAGTATTTTACATTGATGGTCATAACATGGAAGAAATTGTAGCTACACTTGATAAAATTAGAGCTTCTCATAATGGACTTCCAAAAGCTGTTATTGCCAATACTATTAAAGGTAGAGGCGTTTCCTTCATGGAAAATCAAGTTGGTTGGCATGGTGTTGCTCCTAATGATGAACAATATAAACAAGCAATGGAAGAACTCGAAGGAGGTTTAAAATAATGGATACTACAAAAAAAATCGCTACACGTAATGGCTTCGGTGAAGAAATTGTTGAACTTGGAAAAAATAACGATAAAATTTATGTTATTGATAATGATATAGGTAAATCCTGCAAAACAAGTGCTTTTATGAAAGCATTACCACAGCAATATATAAATGTAGGTATTGCTGAACAAAATGGTGCAGGTGTGGCAGCAGGTCTTGCTACTTGTGGCAAAATTCCATTTGTTGTAACTTATGCAGTTTTTGGTTCGTTACGTATGTGTGAACAAATTCGTCAAGAAGTTTGTTATCCTAATTTAAACGT
The window above is part of the Megamonas hypermegale genome. Proteins encoded here:
- a CDS encoding transketolase, which translates into the protein MKNTSISELKQIAIELRKSAVTMIYEAQSGHPGGALSAADIVTALYFKEMNIDPKNPKWEDRDRFVLSKGHVCPILYAVLGKLGYFPEEYLHKLRQEGSILQGHPDMKKCPGIDISTGSLGQGLSCAVGMAIAGKRDHKDYRVFAMVGDGECDEGQIWEAVMTGYKYNLDNLVVFVDNNRLQLDGTCEEVMPNIDLGKRFEAFGYEVFYIDGHNMEEIVATLDKIRASHNGLPKAVIANTIKGRGVSFMENQVGWHGVAPNDEQYKQAMEELEGGLK